The DNA window ggTACTGACAGAGTGCACATTAACATATAAATGAAGAGACGTGACAGACGAGACCTGCAGACTGgatctatttctatttctattctatttcgtGCTACTAGGAAGAGAAGTAGGAGAGAATAGAAGTGTCTATGCGTGCTTCATAGTACCACCTAGCCACCTGCTGCACACTACATAGAATTTCACcgacttttgcgtcaccgtatgcagcagatttccccCTATagacgctcgtctaaacgtggaataaaaagtgagaatgCAACGCGTCTtttgccacttttgcgtcttttgccacttttgcgtcttttgccacttttgcgtcttttgccacttttgcgtcttttgccacttttgtctcttttgccACTTCTGCGTCTtttgccacttttgcgtcttttgccacttttttcacttttgcgtcttttgccacttttgcgtcttttgccacttttgtcacttttgcgtcttttgccacttttgcgtcttttgccacttttgcgtcttttgccacttttgcgtcttttgCCACTTTTGTCACTTTTGCGTCTTTTGCCACTTTTGTCACTTTTGCGTCTTTTGCCACTTGTGCGTGTTTTGCCACTTGTGCGTCTtttgccacttttgcgtcttttgCCACTTTTGTCCAGATCGTCTCCATCTTAAAACGGCCTAATGCAACTGTAATCTTTGCAGGAAACGCCGTCCCTAACGGAGTGAACGGCATGAACGGCCACGCTGAGGGCGTCAACGGGCACGTCAACGGAACCAACGGGCACGCCAACGGTGTGAACGGCCACACGGAGCCCAGCAGCCAGCCCAAACCGTCGCTCCGCCTCTCCTTCACCGAGTACAGACGCATCTCCAACCTGCTGGTCCTGCATCTACGCAAAGCAGAGGAAGGTAAGAGACGCCTCTCTTTATAACCAAAAGAAAGCTCCAAtttccacactttttttttattattcagtcTAATCTTTACACTGCTGTCTGTGCTGCAgccgaggaggagcaggagctgaAGAAAAGCGCCGTGGTGAACTGGTATCTGAGCGAGATCGAGTCAGAGATCGACTCGGAGGAGGAGCTGGTCAAGAAGAAGGGTCTGATCGAGAAGGTCCTCCACCGGCTGGTGCACTATGTGAGTCTCTGCAAaaactgttttatgttttattaaaggatccccattagcttatGCCATGGCAGTTCACTAGTCTTCCTGGGCTCcacattccaacaagtaatactcaacagtcctacaacaactttaacagtaaaaatacattacaaaatgcagcacaaaagtACTGTTAGAGCGTAAAGCTTTTACAGCCTCCAActctcacccgggttctttttcctaaacttggtcttacaaaacactcagaacaaatgaataaagtcaaccatttattgaaagaatatagccaaatgcaatgctcagcgctggactctgcaaTGTGACCCCGATGGCCCCACAAGACAGAGTGATTCCAAACTTACATATCTCTTCTCGGGTTTTGGCGAAACCCCGTACAATGGGTGGGCTCTTTcacgcaattggtcaatttgtctgtGGGATGCCCTGGTTACCACCAATAACCGAACATCTGGAGATTTAACATCTCACTGACctttcaaactttatgtgtgtgtctgttgccTGCTGAAGCCTCCACATCCTGTCCTCCCTCCTTATTCTGCTTCTCCCCCCTCATACCTCCCCTGAACTCTGAACTCTACTGTCCTTAAATGACCCAGTCCTGTCATTGAGTAACCCGGGTCATAATTTTAGAGCCGAGTATATTCCCCGCTCCCACAGtacattacaaaatgcagcacaaaatacattacaaaatgcagcacaaagtaCATTACAAAGTGCAGCTCATagtgcatttgatcagaaaacaaataaaataccaaaaaaaaaccacagctttaaccagtatcattgattgtaatcctggacatcatgaatccaggcaaacatcgcttctataaaaagtagcgtcctttcaaccaaaataaacgaaaaaacaataaataaacccaACACCTGACATTAACCACTgacaaagtacatctttaatttctttttgaaggGTATTTTGCTTTTTCATGACGGATATCAAGTGGTAATCCATTCCACATTTTACTCTATAAAGCACTGTTCTTTTCAGAGAATTAGTTCTTGGATGAGCTCGCACAATATCACCCTTAATATCACCTTATGCACAGtattacaaaaaactattttatctCTCATGAACTCAGCTCTGTGTGTTCTCAATGTGTTGCTCAGAAATGTCACTGGTTGAAACCAGCCGTCACTTTAAGATCGCTTTAACTAACCTTTGAGCGTCTCATTCCTCAGGATCACATCCTCATCGAGCTGTCTCAGGGCGGCCTGAAGGGCTCCGAGTCCgccaccacagaagaagaatcCGTTCTGGTCGTCAACCCCAACTACAACCTGGAAGATTAAACTCCTGCGTTTATCAACTTGTTGCTCCCCTCAAAGCTTCAACAATTGTTGATATTAAACCTCAACAATAAAGCTGATGTTCAAGGTGTTTTTCAATGCTCCTATGTAAAACAGGTACATAAAAGTAGCATTGGATTAGATATTTGACTTGTTTTGTACTGTACAGAAGATTCTGGGGCTcttaaaatttaaagaaaatgtattttttcagctTTTGTAAATATGCTGCTCTCTGTCCTCCACCTGTTTGCTGACTTCTGTCTGTTTGGCTTATTGGAACTGTCCTGAATTGTGTAATTGCTGTTTATCCATGAGACTAAATTCAATGGTTTCAAGTTCTATTGTATGCCTTTTTGTATGATGATGACATGAAGTGTATGTAAACGGTAgtttaagaaataaaatgttgatatgAACTCAAAAGTTCTCCGTATTCTGGCTTAGTTGGTAGAGGTGGGGGGGGGAATCGATACGGCaaagtatcgcaatattttgcgtggtgattttcaaagcaatCGTGGCCTCTGGCGTCATGCCATCTAATTGAAAACAGGCTCTCTAGGtgcccacaagtctcctctttacatacagtagtgttcaaaataatagcagtccaatgtgactaaccagattaatccaggtttttagtatattttttattgctacatggtaaacaaggtaccagtaggtgcagtagattctcagaaaaccaacaagacccagcattggtgatatgcagctcttaaggctgtgcaattcagcaattagttgaaaggggggtgttaaaaaaaatagcagtgtctgccgttgactttacaaactcaaaactatttcgtacaaactttttctttctaggatttagcaatcctgtgaattacatttctatatataaattatctctgtaaAGTGGactttgcggcctggagcgcagttttaaaatgtattttttgacaattttttctctccctctacactctggcgatgatgtcacacactgtgacacgaacattccgtgcaatacacacccattataatctcagaatttctccaaaaattatcatggtcattgaacagggattgataaaaaacttaatgacctatcgaaacgtggattaatacaccgatacacaagacttgtgtctactgtttaaagtttaaatggaatctctaggtgaaattatgttggagaagtagacgtttaaaaaatctccaattattgttctttttcactcatttttttacagccgtcccattcacttcaatgcaaagaCTTATGTTGCggaaaattcatattccgtagagaaaagtaatagcacaccgatcccgatcaaactgctttttgatatataatttgttgaagagttgcaggactagtagtGGGATGAAATTGTGTccgaaagaggaagaagaaaaaatccacagtacaACAAtagtgctcagtgcgattgccccggAGCCCTGATAAACACAGGTGTGCTCATTGAAAAACcctgataaaataaatgaaaattggatgcATCAAATCGACTCAGTTGGGCTCCAGAGAGGTGAGCTGCTGAGCCTCTCAAggaatatttaactttttccaaagacagaaaagacattaaatcagTCATCCATGAAGAGGGAGGGCGAGCGTTTGGGCTTTTCTTATGTAATAGAATACGTCTGTGAGCGAGGCAAAAGCAATAATATCAGAATTTTCCTTCGTGAGACGAGTCGGAACAGGAGATACCCCAAAGATGGATATCAGTGGTCAGGGTTCTAATTTTGTATTAAGGACTTTgccaaacaatttattttttaaaatgaccagaaattgGAGCACTGCAcaactttacctgtgacctaaataaaagccttttttttctctggttgTGTTTATTCTTGTGTAGTGGTGGATATGACTAGAAATGTGTTAAACAAGTGCATAtcatttactgttaatttatggATTACAAGACAATGGGCTCACCACCTCTCCTACACAGACTTTACACTTTAGCCTATTGTTAGGTGTCTGTCTTTGTGATTTTGTCACTTCCTATAGGTGATAGGAGGCCCTACTATAAGATAAGGACACGGAATCACACAATAGTGCAGGAGGTGGTTCATGTTACACTTTAGCTGTGCACAAATCCAAACGAGTTAGTGAtcaaattaccagaaaataatAGTTGGTTGCTAATCCTCACCCTTCACCCACTTCCAACATGTCTGAACATACTGGATCAAAAATCTACTTCTCAAGGCTTTTTGTaagaaagtgtttttctttgcaagtaaatggttttttttactgtacttgATATACTTTCTTGTGACATTGGAAAGTATTTCAAATAGTTTGTGTAGAGTTTGGGACCATTAGGATTTATGGAATAATGTCCAAATTAATTATTACTTGTGTTATATTGAGATTGAAGCAATGGAATTACTACTAATTTGAAGAAGACACCATGACCATAAGTGTTGCTTTTAGAACCTGTTATGGGTCTTGCCTATAGTTCTAGCTGATTTTTTGTCCCATGTTACTTATTGCGGTCCGgttaaaaggtgtttttttttaaaaacagaacaaaacttgCCTAAAGTTAGGGTGGAAAAGTACATGGTTAGGCATTGCAAAAGTTAAACAAATGGACGTAACCAACGAAGTGAAACAGGTGACATAAAGTGtaatgtttgtttgacccatccactcCATAAATTGCACTTTATTCTCTTTCTTTTGCCAGAAATCCCTATTTCCTCCACTGAACTTTGCCCCTCTAGACAGCAGTTAATTAAATCACACATGAACCATGTCAAGGTCTCATGTCAGTGAGCTCCAACTGGCAACTGTGGaggattgtatgtttttttaacttggtCAACGAGGACTTTGAACACACACAACTCTGCTAATTCACAGAGGAATTTCAACAAGCCAAACCGGAAGGGAGTGAATTGTTTAAACATACGGCACTGAGAGGGGGGCGTtgactgaggttgttttttcctcaccttttttctctgtgttggATTCAGTGAGCTGCAGACTCAGATAACAGATAACAATGTGGAAAGCAGcagtgtttgtgctgctgctgctacacatGGAAATGCAGGTGAATGGTGCTGCAGGTAAGGCCGAGGAATCTGTGGCAGACAACTCTAGACCTGAGAAAAAGGTGAAGAAAGAGCAGGCTGAAGCCACCAACACCATTCCTGCAAGTGACACTCCGAGTTTCTTGGGTAACTTGCTGGTGGTGCCCATGGATGGGAGCCACTGGATAGGAATAAAGGCCATTGCCCAAGAAATGGGTCGCCGTGGACACCGGGTCACCGTGGTGATACCAGAGATCAGCATGCGGATGGGTCCAGGGAAACACTACCAAACAGTGACCTATCCTGTTCCCTATGACAAGGCTCATATTGATGCTGTCATGTCCAAAAACAAGGACATGTTGAAAAAATCTGCACTGTCATTTACAGAGAAGATAAGGAAACGTATCACACAAATCCAGAGGATAACAGGCATTATCCACGACACAGCGGAGAGCCTACTGTTCAATGGCAGTCTGGTCTCACATCTGGCACAGCAGGTGAGTGCAAATACAAAGACTTCTAAAGAATCAATTCATGAGTGTGAGAAGTAGTAGGACAGGTTTTTATtcgtgcatttttttgtgtatttaccCTTTTGTCCTATCTGTCTTTTAAACCTTTCCACACTGCAGAACTTTGATGCTGTCCTAACAGGTCCCATGGTCCCCACAGGCTCATTATTAGCTCGGAAATTAGGTGAGTTCTGCCACACTGGTatcgtttgtttgtgtttacctGTATAGAATTACCATTTAAGTCAGAATAGACCACAACCATCTTACAAGCCAGCCTGCATTTTGATCTCAACTTACACACCTGTTTAGTTTCAAGAGTGCATCTTGCACAGTTATGAGGCTGTAGGGTGACACAGGAAAGAGTTCTTAATCCAATAGGtaaattagcattttagcaccttGAGGtgtaacctctcaaactcaatgaggattttgaatgagTTTTTGGTTAGATAACTGAAATAAAGTCTGTTGTTAATACAAGCTTATGAGATGATCGCTTGTTTGTGTGGTGTACGATACAAAAAAGTTCTAAAATGCCCCTACTTGTGAATTCTGAAGTTTTTACGGACCGGACCGGGGTGTAGTTctctatagcataacgttagcttgtACTTTCGTCAgctgcattaacacttcaaacatcataaaagtgatGTTTATTTGTGAAGAATATactgctgaacaaaacgcgtcagcatcagaaacatgtttttgccacagagcttattttctgcaataatccaaaatccaatgcaaaaatcccatagacaAATTCTAAATAGACCCCATGAAGATGCTAACTCCATAGCTGGAGTCTGCTCTCTTCCCCAACGCAGTAACTAATTGGTTTGGTCTGAATGTGTGAGATAACCATGcccttttaatttaaaaagagaaatggaaataaaaagagCTGGGAAATAAACAAgccattatgaaataaaagtcccctgaaataaataaatgtactccTTTGGCAAATCTAtttgattgtttatttatttcagtgatTATTCATAGGcatatttattgatttgtgtatttatttatttatttaattaaatggcaTCCCATATATTTTTCTCACCAGTCATCACTTAATCATTTTCAGGTATCCCCACTATAAATTTGCTGAGGGGAATGCCGTGTTCTTTGGATATGACGTCTGCAGGATGCCCCTCCCCGCCCTCATATGTTCCCCGCTACTTCACCAGATACACGGACAAATTGAACTTCAAGGAGAGAGTTGTTAACACTTTGGTGAGCACTTATTACCAGATGCATGCATTAAGTATGCATTactttttatatcatatttgtTTGATGCTCTGATGCCTCTGACCTACAGGTGGCTTTACTGGAGCCGCTGATGTGCCGACTGATGTACTGGCACTTTGACACAATAGCCTATCAGTTCCTGGGAGAGGAGGTGGGCGTAGCTGAAGTGCTGTCTGACTCCGCTATCTGGCTGCTGAGGTAACATGTGCCattgtatatatgtacatgttGGGAATTCAGGATGCCT is part of the Centropristis striata isolate RG_2023a ecotype Rhode Island chromosome 11, C.striata_1.0, whole genome shotgun sequence genome and encodes:
- the LOC131980458 gene encoding UDP-glucuronosyltransferase 1A1-like; this encodes MWKAAVFVLLLLHMEMQVNGAAGKAEESVADNSRPEKKVKKEQAEATNTIPASDTPSFLGNLLVVPMDGSHWIGIKAIAQEMGRRGHRVTVVIPEISMRMGPGKHYQTVTYPVPYDKAHIDAVMSKNKDMLKKSALSFTEKIRKRITQIQRITGIIHDTAESLLFNGSLVSHLAQQNFDAVLTGPMVPTGSLLARKLGIPTINLLRGMPCSLDMTSAGCPSPPSYVPRYFTRYTDKLNFKERVVNTLVALLEPLMCRLMYWHFDTIAYQFLGEEVGVAEVLSDSAIWLLRTDFTLDFPRPLMPNIIPVSGINCNVRHPLPEDLESWLSGEHGFVVFTLGTMVSDLPEETTSVFLEAFRQIPQKVIWRYTGQVSEDVPENVKLMKWVPQNDLLAHPGARAFITHAGSHGLFEGLCHGVPMVMVPISGDQPDNAARLASRRAGVVLDIFSITTESLLQGLNEVINDTRYKENVQKLSALHKDRPVDPLDLSVYWTEFVMRHKGAKHLKAAVHDLNWVQYFCLDVIALLVTVVLVFIIVTVKCLKLCLRKLSRKRKQE